The Yersinia intermedia genome window below encodes:
- the tesB gene encoding acyl-CoA thioesterase II, whose protein sequence is MSQALKKLLDLLFLEKIEEGIFRGQSEDLGLRQVFGGQVVGQAIYAAKQTVLAERAVHSFHSYFLRPGDSSKPIIYDVETLRDGNSFSARRVSAIQNGKPIFYMTASFQSPEEGFEHQNTMPDAPPPEGLMSETDIARQFAHMIPEKVREKFIGHQPIEMRPVKFHNPLQGSVEEPNRYVWFRANGTMPDDLQVHQYLLGYASDFNFLPTALQPHGIGFLEPGVQIATIDHSMWFHRPFRLDDWLLYAVESTSASGARGFVRGQIYDREGILVASTVQEGVIRMHR, encoded by the coding sequence ATGAGTCAAGCATTAAAAAAACTACTCGATCTGCTCTTCCTTGAGAAAATTGAAGAAGGGATCTTTCGTGGCCAAAGTGAGGATCTGGGCTTGCGCCAGGTATTTGGTGGTCAGGTAGTGGGTCAGGCTATCTATGCAGCAAAACAAACCGTACTGGCGGAGCGGGCAGTACATTCATTCCACAGCTACTTTTTGCGGCCAGGGGACAGCAGCAAGCCCATTATCTACGACGTAGAAACGCTACGCGATGGTAACAGCTTCAGCGCCCGCCGGGTCAGTGCGATTCAGAATGGTAAACCCATCTTCTATATGACGGCGTCGTTCCAGAGCCCAGAGGAGGGATTTGAGCACCAAAATACCATGCCAGACGCCCCCCCACCGGAAGGATTAATGTCCGAAACAGACATTGCTCGCCAATTCGCACATATGATCCCCGAAAAAGTACGGGAAAAGTTTATCGGCCATCAACCAATTGAAATGCGCCCGGTGAAATTCCACAACCCATTACAAGGCTCGGTAGAAGAACCCAATCGCTATGTCTGGTTCCGCGCCAACGGCACAATGCCAGATGACCTGCAGGTTCATCAGTATTTACTGGGTTATGCCTCTGATTTTAATTTCCTGCCAACGGCCTTGCAGCCACATGGGATTGGTTTCCTTGAGCCAGGAGTGCAGATTGCCACGATAGATCATTCTATGTGGTTCCATCGGCCATTCCGCCTGGACGATTGGCTGCTGTATGCAGTAGAAAGTACTTCCGCTTCCGGCGCGCGCGGCTTTGTCCGTGGTCAGATCTACGACCGGGAAGGGATATTAGTGGCTTCTACCGTGCAGGAAGGTGTGATTCGTATGCATCGATAG
- a CDS encoding Lrp/AsnC family transcriptional regulator: MLDKTDRKLLCMLQEDCTQSLQVLAEAVNLTSTPCWKRLKRLEDEGFIRGRVALLDSEKLGLGLTAFVLIKTQQHNSDWYQKFVEFTKQMPEVLAFYRMAGEYDYLMQVEVADMKSYDNFYKRMVNGVPGLIDVTSSFAMEKIKYTTMLPVPE, from the coding sequence ATGTTAGATAAAACTGACCGTAAACTCCTCTGTATGTTGCAAGAAGACTGTACTCAATCACTGCAAGTACTGGCGGAAGCCGTCAATCTTACCTCCACACCTTGCTGGAAACGTTTAAAACGCCTTGAGGATGAAGGGTTTATTCGTGGCCGAGTGGCATTGCTGGATAGCGAAAAGTTAGGTTTGGGGCTTACGGCATTTGTACTGATTAAAACTCAGCAGCATAATAGTGACTGGTATCAGAAATTCGTTGAATTTACTAAGCAAATGCCTGAGGTATTGGCGTTCTATCGGATGGCGGGAGAATATGACTATCTGATGCAGGTTGAAGTTGCCGATATGAAAAGTTACGACAATTTTTACAAACGCATGGTTAATGGCGTTCCGGGGCTGATTGATGTGACATCGAGCTTTGCGATGGAAAAAATTAAATATACAACCATGTTACCTGTTCCTGAGTGA
- a CDS encoding PLP-dependent cysteine synthase family protein: MTNTWVKNAISEIEADFQRSADTHLIRLNLPAFPGIYLYLKDESTHPTGSLKHRLARSLFLYGLCNGWITEGTTIIEASSGSTAVSEAYFARLIGLPFIAVMPSCTARRKVEQITFYGGRCHFVESAGQIYAASEQLARELNGHYMDQFTYAERATDWRGNNNIADSIFRQMAREPFPVPDYIVMSAGTGGTSATLGRYIRYQGHDTQLMVVDPENSVFYDCFCNRDRTVTGSCGSRIEGIGRPRAEPSFIPEVIDSMLRVPDAASVATIHWLEGILGRKVGASTGTNVWGALQLAKQMREQGKTGAIVTLLCDSGERYLDTYYNTEWVSNNIGDLAPFSNELNNL, from the coding sequence ATGACCAACACTTGGGTAAAAAATGCTATCAGTGAAATAGAAGCTGACTTCCAACGCTCCGCTGATACTCACCTGATCCGCCTCAACCTGCCGGCTTTCCCCGGCATTTATCTCTATTTAAAAGATGAGAGTACCCATCCAACCGGTAGCCTAAAGCACCGTTTAGCCCGTTCACTGTTTCTTTATGGCTTATGTAATGGCTGGATTACAGAAGGAACAACGATAATCGAGGCATCCTCAGGAAGCACGGCAGTGTCCGAAGCCTACTTTGCCCGCCTGATTGGCCTGCCCTTTATTGCAGTTATGCCAAGTTGCACCGCCCGACGGAAAGTCGAACAGATCACATTCTACGGTGGCCGCTGCCATTTTGTTGAAAGCGCAGGGCAAATTTATGCAGCATCAGAACAACTGGCTCGTGAGCTGAATGGCCACTATATGGATCAGTTCACTTATGCTGAGCGCGCAACCGACTGGCGCGGCAATAACAACATTGCTGATAGCATCTTCCGCCAAATGGCGCGTGAGCCTTTCCCGGTACCTGACTATATCGTCATGAGTGCTGGTACTGGTGGCACATCGGCGACCTTAGGCCGCTATATCCGCTACCAAGGGCATGATACCCAACTGATGGTAGTCGACCCAGAGAACTCGGTATTTTATGACTGCTTCTGTAACCGCGACCGTACCGTTACCGGCAGTTGTGGCAGTCGCATTGAAGGGATAGGCCGCCCACGGGCTGAACCTTCGTTTATTCCAGAAGTGATCGACAGTATGTTGCGCGTACCCGATGCTGCCAGTGTTGCAACGATTCATTGGTTAGAGGGTATTTTGGGGCGCAAAGTTGGGGCATCAACCGGCACTAACGTCTGGGGCGCATTACAATTAGCCAAACAGATGCGTGAGCAAGGTAAAACAGGTGCGATTGTGACGTTGCTCTGCGACAGCGGCGAACGCTATCTTGATACCTATTACAATACCGAATGGGTCAGCAATAATATTGGTGACTTAGCGCCATTTAGTAATGAACTAAATAACCTGTAA
- a CDS encoding YbaY family lipoprotein has protein sequence MKPWQSIKFWQIAGGAALVVSLAGCAHKGADVPVPAPAGVTAAAAPIAQPAVQGTVNIRERIALPPDAVVTVTLSDASLADAPSRVIAQKAIRTEGKQAPFTFALPFNPADIQPNARIIVSAAITRNGQLLFITDTIAEVINRGAGTQANLLLVPATSVAIETTPGGPATIQGAPAITGSATIQ, from the coding sequence ATGAAACCTTGGCAATCAATAAAATTCTGGCAGATCGCGGGTGGGGCAGCATTAGTGGTGAGTTTGGCCGGGTGTGCTCATAAAGGTGCTGATGTTCCAGTTCCCGCGCCAGCAGGTGTTACGGCTGCCGCCGCCCCCATTGCACAGCCTGCTGTACAGGGGACAGTGAATATCCGCGAGCGCATTGCCTTACCACCGGATGCGGTAGTCACGGTTACGCTGTCGGATGCCTCACTGGCTGATGCCCCATCACGGGTTATTGCCCAGAAGGCGATTCGTACTGAGGGTAAACAGGCACCGTTTACTTTTGCTTTGCCGTTTAACCCAGCCGACATTCAGCCAAACGCACGTATTATTGTAAGTGCAGCGATCACGCGTAATGGTCAGTTACTGTTTATCACCGATACTATTGCGGAAGTGATTAACCGTGGTGCGGGGACTCAGGCTAATCTGCTGCTGGTTCCAGCAACCTCTGTTGCTATAGAAACAACCCCAGGGGGGCCTGCGACAATACAGGGCGCGCCTGCCATAACGGGTTCTGCAACCATACAGTAA
- a CDS encoding SmdA family multidrug ABC transporter permease/ATP-binding protein: MRLFVQLGWYFRREWRRYVGAVLLLIIIAILQLLPPKLVGVIVDGISTKQMSTNMLLLWIGVMLVTAIVVYLLRYVWRVLLFGASYQLAVELRSNFYRQLSRQAPGFYLRHRTGDLMARATNDVDRVVFAAGEGVLTLVDSLVMGCAVLIVMSTQISWQLTLLSLLPMPVMAVVIKYYGDQLHQRFKSAQGAFSTLNNQAQESLTSIRMIKAFGLEDHQSRQFAQVAAEAGAKNMYVARIDARFDPTIYIAIGIANLLAIGGGSWMVVNHSITLGQLTSFVMYLGLMIWPMLALAWMFNIVERGSAAYSRIRSLLEEAPVVKDGDIELTDGRGTLAVNIRHFYYPGSEQPALHDVALKLAPGQMLGLCGPTGSGKSTLLALIQRQFDIDDGEICYQGHALADIRLHDWRGRLSVVSQTPFLFSASVTGNIALGKPDATQAQIERAARLASVHEDILRLPQGYDTEVGERGVMLSGGQKQRISIARALLLDTEILILDDALSAVDGQTEYEILKNLREWGEHRTVIISAHRLSALTEASEILVMQHGGIMQRGTHNVLVSQSGWYREMYRYQQLEAALDDGESEAKTDE; encoded by the coding sequence GTGAGATTGTTTGTACAACTAGGCTGGTATTTCCGCCGTGAATGGCGCCGCTACGTAGGAGCGGTGTTGCTGCTGATTATTATCGCTATCCTACAATTGTTGCCGCCTAAGCTGGTAGGGGTAATTGTGGATGGCATCAGCACAAAACAGATGTCTACCAATATGTTACTGCTATGGATTGGTGTGATGCTGGTAACCGCTATTGTGGTTTACCTGCTGCGTTATGTCTGGCGTGTTTTATTATTTGGTGCCTCTTATCAATTGGCTGTGGAATTGCGGTCAAACTTTTATCGTCAACTCAGCCGCCAGGCCCCTGGTTTCTATTTACGTCACCGTACCGGCGATTTAATGGCCCGTGCGACGAATGATGTCGATCGCGTGGTCTTTGCCGCCGGTGAGGGGGTGCTGACGCTGGTGGATTCGCTGGTGATGGGTTGTGCTGTACTGATTGTGATGAGCACCCAAATTAGCTGGCAATTAACATTGTTGTCATTGTTACCTATGCCCGTCATGGCGGTGGTGATCAAATATTACGGTGACCAACTGCATCAACGTTTCAAATCGGCCCAAGGGGCATTTTCTACGCTGAATAATCAGGCACAAGAAAGCCTGACCAGTATTCGCATGATTAAAGCTTTTGGCCTGGAAGATCATCAATCACGCCAGTTTGCTCAAGTAGCAGCAGAAGCCGGTGCCAAGAATATGTATGTCGCACGTATCGACGCCCGGTTTGATCCCACTATCTATATTGCTATCGGGATTGCGAATTTATTGGCGATTGGTGGCGGCAGTTGGATGGTGGTTAATCACAGCATTACCTTGGGCCAACTTACCAGTTTTGTTATGTATCTGGGGTTGATGATTTGGCCAATGCTGGCTTTGGCATGGATGTTCAATATCGTTGAACGTGGCAGTGCTGCCTACAGCCGTATTCGCAGTTTGCTGGAAGAAGCACCCGTTGTTAAAGATGGTGATATTGAGTTAACCGATGGGCGCGGCACGCTCGCGGTGAATATTCGCCATTTCTATTATCCGGGTAGCGAACAGCCTGCGTTACATGATGTAGCACTGAAATTAGCGCCAGGGCAGATGCTGGGGCTATGCGGGCCTACCGGGTCTGGTAAAAGCACCTTGTTGGCATTAATTCAGCGGCAATTTGATATTGATGATGGTGAGATTTGTTATCAAGGGCATGCGCTGGCTGATATTAGGTTGCATGACTGGCGTGGCCGTTTATCCGTAGTCAGCCAAACGCCCTTCCTCTTTTCTGCTTCGGTTACGGGTAATATTGCACTGGGTAAACCCGATGCCACGCAGGCACAAATTGAACGGGCTGCTCGTTTAGCTAGCGTGCATGAAGATATTTTACGTCTTCCTCAAGGGTATGACACTGAGGTGGGGGAGCGCGGCGTTATGCTATCTGGTGGGCAGAAACAGCGGATTTCCATCGCCCGCGCACTGTTGCTGGATACTGAAATCCTGATTCTTGATGATGCATTGTCCGCAGTGGATGGTCAGACTGAATATGAAATTCTAAAAAATCTGCGTGAATGGGGTGAGCATCGTACTGTGATTATCAGTGCGCACCGTCTTTCTGCGTTGACCGAAGCCAGCGAAATTTTAGTGATGCAACATGGCGGCATAATGCAGCGCGGAACACATAACGTATTAGTCAGTCAATCTGGTTGGTATCGGGAGATGTACCGTTATCAACAACTTGAAGCCGCATTGGATGATGGTGAGTCGGAGGCCAAAACCGATGAGTAA
- the amtB gene encoding ammonium transporter AmtB: MKKLLSVLGLSSVAMLPSLAMAAAPAVADKADNAFMMICTALVLFMTVPGIALFYGGLLRSKNVLSMMTQVMVSFALICVLWVLYGYSLAFGTGNAFFGSFDMAMLKGIGLTSLSGTFYQYIHVVFQASFACITVALVVGSFAERIRFSAVLIFAVLWFTFSYLPMAHMVWGGGFLAMDGALDFAGGTVVHINAAIAGLVGAYLLGKRAGFGKEAFKPHNLPMVFTGTAILYIGWFGFNAGSASAANEIAALAFLNTVVATAGAILSWVFAEWVLRGKPSLLGACSGCIAGLVAITPAAGTVGVGGALIIGLIGGVAGLWGVVLLKKWLRVDDTCDVFGVHGVCGIIGCILTGVFTSASLGGTGYAAGVTMGHQVGVQLFSVGVCLVWSGVVAFVAFKIADLLVGLRVPEEQEREGLDVNSHGENAYNQ; this comes from the coding sequence ATGAAAAAACTTTTATCCGTGTTGGGCCTGAGTTCGGTAGCGATGCTGCCTTCTTTGGCAATGGCCGCAGCGCCGGCTGTAGCTGACAAAGCTGATAATGCCTTTATGATGATTTGCACCGCTCTGGTGCTGTTTATGACTGTTCCCGGTATTGCCCTGTTCTACGGCGGCCTGCTGCGTTCCAAAAACGTATTATCGATGATGACTCAGGTTATGGTGAGCTTTGCTCTGATCTGTGTGCTGTGGGTACTCTACGGTTATAGCCTGGCTTTTGGCACCGGTAATGCGTTCTTCGGTAGTTTCGATATGGCGATGCTAAAAGGTATTGGTTTGACCAGCCTGAGCGGCACCTTCTATCAATATATCCATGTGGTGTTTCAGGCTTCATTTGCCTGTATCACGGTTGCACTGGTGGTGGGATCATTCGCCGAACGTATTCGTTTCTCTGCGGTATTAATTTTCGCCGTCCTGTGGTTCACCTTCTCATACCTGCCAATGGCACATATGGTGTGGGGTGGTGGCTTCCTGGCAATGGATGGCGCGCTAGACTTCGCCGGTGGTACCGTTGTGCATATCAACGCCGCGATTGCTGGTTTGGTGGGTGCTTACTTACTGGGTAAACGCGCTGGATTTGGTAAAGAAGCGTTCAAGCCTCATAACTTACCTATGGTATTTACCGGTACTGCGATTCTGTATATCGGTTGGTTTGGCTTCAATGCCGGCTCAGCCAGCGCCGCTAACGAAATAGCTGCACTAGCCTTCTTGAACACAGTAGTCGCAACTGCGGGTGCTATCTTGTCTTGGGTATTTGCCGAGTGGGTTTTACGTGGCAAGCCTTCATTGCTGGGTGCGTGTTCTGGTTGTATCGCAGGTTTGGTTGCGATTACGCCAGCGGCAGGTACAGTCGGTGTTGGTGGTGCATTGATTATTGGTCTAATAGGTGGTGTTGCCGGTCTGTGGGGGGTAGTCCTGCTGAAGAAATGGCTGCGGGTGGACGATACCTGTGACGTATTCGGTGTACATGGCGTGTGTGGGATTATCGGTTGTATCCTGACGGGTGTCTTTACCTCTGCGTCACTGGGTGGTACAGGTTACGCTGCTGGCGTCACTATGGGCCATCAGGTGGGGGTTCAGCTGTTCAGTGTAGGTGTGTGTTTAGTCTGGTCTGGGGTTGTTGCCTTCGTTGCCTTTAAAATTGCTGACCTGTTGGTTGGTCTGCGGGTACCCGAAGAGCAAGAACGTGAAGGTCTGGATGTTAATAGCCACGGTGAAAATGCATACAACCAGTAA
- the tomB gene encoding Hha toxicity modulator TomB: MDEYSPKRHDIAQLKFLCESLYDEGIATLGDSHHGWVNDPTSAVNLQLNDLIEHIASFVMSFKIKYPDDGDLSELVEEYLDDTYTLFSSYGINDPELRRWQKTKERLFRLFSGEYTCTLMKT; encoded by the coding sequence ATGGATGAGTACTCGCCTAAACGGCATGACATTGCCCAGTTGAAGTTTCTATGTGAGAGCCTGTATGATGAAGGCATTGCTACCCTTGGTGACAGCCATCATGGCTGGGTAAATGACCCAACATCTGCCGTAAATCTGCAACTCAATGATTTGATCGAGCATATAGCTTCATTTGTGATGAGTTTTAAAATAAAATACCCGGATGACGGCGACCTTTCAGAGTTAGTGGAAGAATATTTAGACGATACATATACTCTGTTTAGTAGTTACGGAATCAATGATCCTGAATTGAGGCGCTGGCAAAAAACCAAAGAGCGCTTATTCAGACTTTTCTCAGGGGAATACACCTGTACCCTGATGAAAACTTAA
- the ymoA gene encoding expression modulating protein YmoA, giving the protein MTKTDYLMRLRKCTTIDTLERVIEKNKYELSDDELELFYSAADHRLAELTMNKLYDKIPPTVWQHVK; this is encoded by the coding sequence ATGACAAAAACTGACTACCTGATGCGTTTAAGAAAATGTACGACTATTGATACATTAGAACGTGTAATTGAAAAGAATAAGTACGAGCTTTCCGATGATGAGCTGGAATTGTTTTACTCAGCAGCAGACCATCGCCTGGCTGAACTCACAATGAATAAGCTTTACGATAAAATTCCTCCTACGGTTTGGCAACATGTGAAATAG
- the glnK gene encoding P-II family nitrogen regulator: MKLVTVVIKPFKLEDVREALSSVGIQGLTVTEVKGFGRQKGHAELYRGAEYSVNFLPKVKIDIAIADDQLDEVIDVISKAAYTGKIGDGKIFVAELQRVIRIRTGETDEAAL, encoded by the coding sequence ATGAAGCTGGTTACCGTGGTTATCAAACCATTTAAGCTGGAGGATGTGCGTGAAGCCTTGTCCTCTGTGGGTATTCAGGGGCTGACCGTAACCGAAGTGAAAGGATTTGGTCGCCAGAAAGGGCACGCAGAGCTCTATCGGGGAGCTGAATACAGTGTCAATTTTTTACCCAAAGTGAAAATTGACATTGCAATTGCCGATGATCAATTGGATGAAGTGATTGACGTGATCAGTAAGGCGGCCTATACCGGCAAAATTGGTGATGGCAAAATTTTCGTTGCTGAATTGCAACGTGTTATTCGCATCCGTACCGGCGAAACCGACGAAGCAGCACTGTAA
- a CDS encoding SmdB family multidrug efflux ABC transporter permease/ATP-binding protein, whose translation MSKVQQLWPTLKRLLSYGSPYRKPLGLAVLMLWIAAAAEVSGPLLISYFIDHVVAKGTLPLGLVSGLALAYLLLQLLAAALHYFQALLFNRAAVGVVQRLRIEVMDAALRQPLSAFDTQPVGQLISRVTNDTEVIKDLYVMVVSTVLKSAALIGAMLVAMFSLDWRMALISICIFPAVLVVMAIYQRYSTPVVRRVRAYLADINDGFNEVISGMGVIQQFRQQARFGERMESASRAHYMARMQTLRLEGFLLRPLLSLFSALVLCGLLLLFGFSPEGSVGVGVLYAFINYLGRLNEPLIELTSQQSIMQQAVVAGERIFDLMDRAQQGYGTDDRPLTSGRIQVDNVSFAYRSDKMVLQNISLDVPSHGFVALVGHTGSGKSTLANLLMGYYPVQHGEILLDGRPLSALSHQTLRQGVAMVQQDPVVLADSFFANVTLGRDISEQQVWEALETVQLAPLVHALPDGLHSLLGEQGNTLSVGQKQLLAMARVLVQAPQILILDEATANIDSGTEQAIQRALQLIRKNTTLVVIAHRLSTIVDADTILVLHRGVAVEQGKHQELLAAHGRYYQMYQLQLVSEDLAAIDQVETAVS comes from the coding sequence ATGAGTAAAGTTCAGCAACTTTGGCCGACACTTAAGCGCTTGCTCTCCTATGGCTCTCCTTATCGTAAGCCGTTGGGACTGGCGGTATTGATGTTATGGATTGCCGCCGCCGCTGAGGTCAGTGGCCCACTCTTGATAAGCTATTTTATTGACCATGTGGTCGCAAAAGGTACCTTACCTCTTGGCTTGGTCAGTGGGTTGGCATTGGCTTACCTGCTGTTGCAATTGTTGGCAGCCGCATTGCACTATTTTCAGGCATTGCTTTTTAACCGAGCTGCCGTAGGTGTGGTGCAGCGCCTACGTATTGAAGTGATGGATGCCGCTTTGCGTCAACCTCTCAGTGCGTTTGATACCCAACCGGTCGGGCAATTGATTTCTCGCGTCACAAATGATACCGAAGTCATTAAAGATTTGTATGTAATGGTGGTATCAACCGTGTTGAAAAGCGCGGCATTAATTGGTGCGATGTTGGTGGCGATGTTCAGTCTGGATTGGCGTATGGCGCTGATCTCTATTTGCATCTTCCCAGCAGTACTGGTGGTTATGGCTATTTATCAACGTTACAGCACCCCCGTGGTTCGGCGAGTCCGGGCTTATTTGGCTGATATTAACGACGGTTTTAATGAAGTTATCAGCGGTATGGGCGTCATTCAGCAGTTTCGCCAGCAAGCACGTTTTGGCGAGCGTATGGAGTCTGCCAGCCGTGCGCACTATATGGCGCGTATGCAAACTTTGCGCTTAGAAGGGTTTTTGTTGCGCCCACTGCTGAGCCTATTTTCTGCTTTGGTGCTGTGCGGCTTGTTACTGTTGTTCGGTTTCAGTCCAGAGGGTTCAGTGGGGGTGGGTGTACTGTATGCGTTCATTAATTATCTGGGGCGCTTGAATGAACCCTTGATTGAGCTTACATCACAGCAGTCAATCATGCAGCAAGCGGTGGTGGCCGGAGAACGTATTTTTGATCTGATGGACCGCGCCCAGCAAGGATATGGTACCGATGATCGCCCTCTGACCAGTGGCCGTATCCAGGTGGATAATGTCAGCTTTGCTTATCGTAGCGATAAAATGGTGCTGCAAAATATCTCCCTTGATGTGCCTTCGCATGGGTTTGTTGCTCTGGTCGGCCATACCGGCAGCGGAAAGAGCACGCTGGCTAACCTGCTGATGGGCTACTACCCGGTGCAACATGGTGAGATTCTGTTGGATGGTCGTCCTCTGTCAGCATTATCCCATCAGACCTTGCGCCAAGGGGTGGCCATGGTGCAACAGGACCCAGTCGTTTTGGCTGATTCCTTTTTTGCCAATGTGACTTTAGGCCGCGATATCTCTGAACAGCAAGTGTGGGAAGCGCTGGAAACGGTGCAACTGGCCCCCTTAGTCCATGCACTACCCGATGGACTGCACAGCCTGCTTGGTGAGCAGGGGAATACCTTATCAGTTGGGCAAAAACAGTTGCTAGCGATGGCGCGAGTGTTGGTACAGGCACCGCAAATCCTGATTTTAGATGAAGCGACTGCCAATATTGACTCTGGTACTGAGCAAGCCATTCAGCGGGCATTGCAGTTAATCCGAAAAAATACCACGCTGGTGGTGATTGCTCACCGCCTTTCAACCATTGTTGATGCAGATACCATATTGGTGTTGCACCGTGGTGTGGCAGTGGAGCAGGGTAAGCATCAAGAGTTGCTGGCCGCCCATGGGCGTTATTATCAAATGTATCAGTTGCAATTAGTTAGCGAAGATTTAGCCGCCATTGATCAGGTGGAAACGGCGGTGAGTTAA
- a CDS encoding MGMT family protein: MDSFRQRVFHVVAAIPYGQVTTYGDIARLIGSPRAARQVGGVLKRLPEGSALPWYRVINRHGEISLIGDDYLRQKKALLAEGIDIDGSGRIDLQRYRWQYR, translated from the coding sequence ATCGACAGCTTTCGCCAACGGGTATTCCATGTGGTTGCCGCTATCCCTTATGGGCAGGTGACCACTTATGGCGACATCGCTCGGTTGATTGGTTCCCCCAGAGCCGCACGCCAAGTCGGTGGGGTGCTCAAGCGCTTACCGGAAGGTTCTGCCTTACCCTGGTATAGGGTGATTAATCGCCATGGCGAAATATCATTAATTGGTGATGATTATCTCAGACAAAAAAAGGCACTACTTGCTGAAGGTATTGATATTGATGGTTCGGGCCGGATTGATTTACAACGATATCGCTGGCAATACCGCTAA